One stretch of Arachis hypogaea cultivar Tifrunner chromosome 20, arahy.Tifrunner.gnm2.J5K5, whole genome shotgun sequence DNA includes these proteins:
- the LOC112784157 gene encoding phosphatidylinositol 4-kinase beta 1 isoform X8, with translation MVKLLGLSRVWADEPREITSRSNLTSETSENGWLIRFFDSSFFCEWIAVSYLYKHDHAGVRDYLCNRMYTLPLQGIESYLFQVCYMMIHKPSPSLDKFVIDICSKSLKIALKVHWFLLAELEDNDDDNDNEAISRMQEKCRIAATLMGEWVPLIRSQGSSSSVGGKNQVFNRFLSSTRRLSITPTPPPQKSMSFSPSSGKNLQVNVSPQSPDENNLFKKLLPSPKFRDALLFRKSAEKDDNDSEKDGFFKRLLRDSKGEDELGQKIRDAFHFRKSTEKYDEDSDKDNFFKRILRDNRGDDEDSEKDGFFKRLLRDNKGEVEGSPSSSDGIFKRLFRDSKNDSEDKTPTKMMAEEEKEGFFRKFFREKFEDKKDLNDEGENANSEERGAKHSEQDEKEGFFRKFVKDIFEDKKDANDKIEEGTATIEEEEPSEFPLFKRLFRVHPEDGKSSSTNENNGESSPGTENFFRKLFRDRERSVEDSELWGSNKQKEKHPESPEKFATKPPLPFNQSHFRKVAYHESLEFVLSLCETSFGLVDVFPVEDRKHALHESLAEINLHLTEAQNTGGVCFPLGKGMYRVLYIPEDEAVLLNSREKAPYMICVEVLRCDMTSNSKDTSSPHKLSKGGIPLANGDALLPKPPPWAYPLWTTQEVYRNSNDRMSRSTARAIDQAMTHVSEAKVNFVSVSLSVESQLHVQPEKTEVNLHVSSRGPYSNSVGEMARGGRNSDVKCVRVVLTTDPGLRMEDIGEQAPRRRREHRRVPSTVAIEEVKAAAAKGEAPLGLPLKGAGQDSSDAQPRANGIARKASDALSGELWEAKKERIRKASIHGNSPGWDLRSVIVKSGDDCRQEHLAVQLISHFYDIFQEAGLPLWLRPYEVLCTSSYTALIETIPDTASLHSIKSRYPNISSLRGFFIAKYQENSPSFKLAQVKDRHNGNLLLDEEGHIIHIDFGFMLSNSPGGVNFESAPFKLTRELLEVMDSDAEGIPSEFFDYFKVLCIQGFLTCRKHAERIILLVEMLQQCVSLVLTLISSSLDAWRTRQYDYYQRVLNGIL, from the exons ATGGTGAAGCTTTTAGGATTGAGTCGTGTCTGGGCCGATGAGCCCAGAGAAATCACGTCGAGGTCCAATTTGACCAGTGAGACCAGTGAGAATGGGTGGCTTATCAGGTTCTTTGATTCCTCCTTCTTCTGCGAGTGGATCGCAGTTAGCTACTTGTACAAGCATGACCATGCAGGGGTGCGCGATTACCTCTGCAATAGAATGTACACACTTCCATTGCAGGGAATTGAGAGCTATCTGTTCCAAGTGTGTTACATGATGATACATAAGCCTAGCCCCTCTTTGGATAAGTTTGTCATTGATATTTGCTCCAAGTCTCTTAAGATTGCTTTGAAGGTGCATTGGTTCTTATTGGCTGAGCTTGAggacaatgatgatgataatgataatgaagcTATTAGTAGGATGCAGGAGAAGTGCCGGATTGCGGCCACCTTGATGGGTGAGTGGGTGCCCCTGATTAGGTCTCAAGGTTCATCTTCCAGCGTTGGAGGCAAGAACCAAGTTTTCAATAGGTTCTTGTCTTCAACACGCCGGTTGTCGATAACACCTACGCCTCCTCCTCAGAAGTCCATGTCTTTCTCGCCTTCTTCAGGAAAGAATTTGCAGGTGAACGTTAGTCCGCAGTCTCCTGATGAAAACAACTTGTTTAAGAAATTGTTGCCAAGTCCAAAGTTTAGAGATGCTTTGCTGTTTAGGAAGTCAGCGGAAAAAGATGACAATGATTCTGAGAAGGATGGCTTTTTCAAGAGGCTTTTAAGGGATAGCAAAGGTGAGGATGAGTTGGGCCAGAAAATCCGAGATGCATTTCACTTCAGAAAGTCAACCGAGAAATATGATGAAGACTCTGACAAGGATAATTTCTTTAAAAGGATCTTAAGGGACAATAGAGGTGATGATGAAGACTCTGAAAAGGATGGATTCTTTAAAAGGCTCTTGAGGGACAATAAAGGCGAGGTGGAGGgttctccctcaagttcggatgGAATTTTTAAGAGATTGTTTCGTGATAGCAAGAATGATTCTGAGGATAAAACACCGACCAAAATGATGGCAGAAGAGGAGAAAGAAGGATTTTTCCGTAAGTTTTTCAGGGAAAAATTTGAAGATAAGAAGGATTTGAATGATGAAGGAGAAAATGCTAATTCCGAAGAGAGAGGTGCAAAGCATTCTGAACAGGATGAAAAAGAAGGGTTTTTCCGAAAATTTGTTAAGGATATATTTGAAGACAAGAAAGATGCAAATGATAAAATTGAAGAAGGTACTGCCACTATTGAGGAGGAAGAGCCTTCTGAATTTCCTTTGTTCAAAAGATTATTTCGTGTGCACCCTGAAGATGGTAAAAGTAGTTCAACCAATGAAAACAACGGTGAAAGTAGTCCAGGTACAGAAAATTTCTTCCGCAAATTGTTTAGAGATCGTGAACGTTCAGTTGAAGATTCAGAACTATGGGGGTCAAATAAGCAGAAAGAG AAGCATCCTGAATCACCTGAGAAATTTGCAACAAAACCTCCACTTCCGTTCAATCAATCACATTTCCGTAAAGTAGCTTACCATGAGTCATTGGAATTTGTGCTGTCATTATGCGAGACATCATTTGGGTTAGTTGATGTATTTCCAGTTGAAGACCGCAAACATGCTTTGCATgag tctCTAGCAGAGATCAATTTACATTTGACAGAGGCACAGAATACTGGAG GAGTTTGTTTTCCTCTGGGAAAGGGCATGTACCGTGTGCTTTATATTCCTGAAGATGAAGCTGTTCTCTTGAATTCTAGGGAGAAGGCGCCTTACATGATCTGTGTTGAAGTATTGAGATGTGACATGACAAG CAATTCCAAGGACACGTCCAGTCCTCATAAACTTTCCAAAGGTGGAATTCCCTTGGCAAATGGAGATGCTCTCTTGCCAAAACCACCACCATGGGCTTATCCATTGTGGACAACACAAGAGGTTTATCGTAATAGCAATGATAGGATGTCAAGATCAACTGCGCGGGCAATTGACCAGGCAATGACTCATGTATCCGAGGCAAAAGTCAACTTTGTTAGTGTGAGTCTTTCTGTAGAATCACAATTACATGTTCAGCCAGAGAAAACTGAAGTGAATCTGCATGTTAGCAGTCGAGGTCCTTATAGTAACAGTGTTGGTGAAATGGCAAGGGGAGGACGTAACAGTGATGTGAAGTGCGTACGGGTAGTGCTGACCACTGATCCTGGGCTTAGAATGGAAGATATTGGGGAACAAGCACCTAGACGGCGGAGGGAACATCGTCGTGTGCCAAGTACAGTGGCAATAGAGGAAGTAAAA GCGGCGGCTGCTAAAGGGGAAGCACCTCTTGGACTTCCTTTGAAAGGTGCTGGTCAGGATTCATCAGATGCACAACCAAGG GCTAATGGAATTGCCCGCAAAGCGAGTGATGCCTTGTCTGGTGAACTTTGGGAGGCAAAGAAAGAGAGGATACGCAAGGCTTCCATTCACGGCAATTCACCTGGTTGGGACTTGAGATCT GTTATTGTAAAGAGCGGTGATGATTGCAGACAGGAGCATCTGGCGGTTCAACTAATTTCACATTTCTATG ATATCTTCCAAGAAGCAGGCCTACCTCTCTGGCTACGCCCTTATGAAGTTTTGTGTACATCATCTTACACAGCTCTTATTGAAACTATTCCAGACACG GCTTCTCTACATTCGATCAAGAGTAGATATCCCAACATCTCAAGTTTACGTGGGTTCTTTATTGCCAAGTATCAAGAAAATTCTCCAAGTTTCAAACTTGCCCAG GTGAAGGATAGGCACAATGGGAACCTCTTATTGGATGAAGAAGGTCATATTATACATATTGATTTTGGCTTCATGCTTTCCAATTCACCTGGTGGTGTTAATTTTGAAAGTGCACCTTTCAAATTAACCCGAGAGCTTCTTGAG GTCATGGATTCTGATGCTGAGGGCATTCCAAGCGAATTCTTTGATTATTTCAAG GTTTTATGCATTCAAGGCTTTCTTACTTGCCGTAAGCATGCTGAGCGAATAATTCTTCTTGTTGAGATGTTACAG CAATGTGTATCATTGGTGCTTACTCTGATCAGCAGTAGCCTGGATGCATGGCGGACACGGCAGTATGACTATTACCAGAGGGTTTTGAATGGAATATTGTGA
- the LOC112784157 gene encoding phosphatidylinositol 4-kinase beta 1 isoform X5 has product MVKLLGLSRVWADEPREITSRSNLTSETSENGWLIRFFDSSFFCEWIAVSYLYKHDHAGVRDYLCNRMYTLPLQGIESYLFQVCYMMIHKPSPSLDKFVIDICSKSLKIALKVHWFLLAELEDNDDDNDNEAISRMQEKCRIAATLMGEWVPLIRSQGSSSSVGGKNQVFNRFLSSTRRLSITPTPPPQKSMSFSPSSGKNLQVNVSPQSPDENNLFKKLLPSPKFRDALLFRKSAEKDDNDSEKDGFFKRLLRDSKGEDELGQKIRDAFHFRKSTEKYDEDSDKDNFFKRILRDNRGDDEDSEKDGFFKRLLRDNKGEVEGSPSSSDGIFKRLFRDSKNDSEDKTPTKMMAEEEKEGFFRKFFREKFEDKKDLNDEGENANSEERGAKHSEQDEKEGFFRKFVKDIFEDKKDANDKIEEGTATIEEEEPSEFPLFKRLFRVHPEDGKSSSTNENNGESSPGTENFFRKLFRDRERSVEDSELWGSNKQKEQKHPESPEKFATKPPLPFNQSHFRKVAYHESLEFVLSLCETSFGLVDVFPVEDRKHALHESLAEINLHLTEAQNTGGVCFPLGKGMYRVLYIPEDEAVLLNSREKAPYMICVEVLRCDMTSNSKDTSSPHKLSKGGIPLANGDALLPKPPPWAYPLWTTQEVYRNSNDRMSRSTARAIDQAMTHVSEAKVNFVSVSLSVESQLHVQPEKTEVNLHVSSRGPYSNSVGEMARGGRNSDVKCVRVVLTTDPGLRMEDIGEQAPRRRREHRRVPSTVAIEEVKAAAAKGEAPLGLPLKGAGQDSSDAQPRANGIARKASDALSGELWEAKKERIRKASIHGNSPGWDLRSVIVKSGDDCRQEHLAVQLISHFYDIFQEAGLPLWLRPYEVLCTSSYTALIETIPDTASLHSIKSRYPNISSLRGFFIAKYQENSPSFKLAQRNFVESMVGYSLVCYLLQVKDRHNGNLLLDEEGHIIHIDFGFMLSNSPGGVNFESAPFKLTRELLEVMDSDAEGIPSEFFDYFKVLCIQGFLTCRKHAERIILLVEMLQQCVSLVLTLISSSLDAWRTRQYDYYQRVLNGIL; this is encoded by the exons ATGGTGAAGCTTTTAGGATTGAGTCGTGTCTGGGCCGATGAGCCCAGAGAAATCACGTCGAGGTCCAATTTGACCAGTGAGACCAGTGAGAATGGGTGGCTTATCAGGTTCTTTGATTCCTCCTTCTTCTGCGAGTGGATCGCAGTTAGCTACTTGTACAAGCATGACCATGCAGGGGTGCGCGATTACCTCTGCAATAGAATGTACACACTTCCATTGCAGGGAATTGAGAGCTATCTGTTCCAAGTGTGTTACATGATGATACATAAGCCTAGCCCCTCTTTGGATAAGTTTGTCATTGATATTTGCTCCAAGTCTCTTAAGATTGCTTTGAAGGTGCATTGGTTCTTATTGGCTGAGCTTGAggacaatgatgatgataatgataatgaagcTATTAGTAGGATGCAGGAGAAGTGCCGGATTGCGGCCACCTTGATGGGTGAGTGGGTGCCCCTGATTAGGTCTCAAGGTTCATCTTCCAGCGTTGGAGGCAAGAACCAAGTTTTCAATAGGTTCTTGTCTTCAACACGCCGGTTGTCGATAACACCTACGCCTCCTCCTCAGAAGTCCATGTCTTTCTCGCCTTCTTCAGGAAAGAATTTGCAGGTGAACGTTAGTCCGCAGTCTCCTGATGAAAACAACTTGTTTAAGAAATTGTTGCCAAGTCCAAAGTTTAGAGATGCTTTGCTGTTTAGGAAGTCAGCGGAAAAAGATGACAATGATTCTGAGAAGGATGGCTTTTTCAAGAGGCTTTTAAGGGATAGCAAAGGTGAGGATGAGTTGGGCCAGAAAATCCGAGATGCATTTCACTTCAGAAAGTCAACCGAGAAATATGATGAAGACTCTGACAAGGATAATTTCTTTAAAAGGATCTTAAGGGACAATAGAGGTGATGATGAAGACTCTGAAAAGGATGGATTCTTTAAAAGGCTCTTGAGGGACAATAAAGGCGAGGTGGAGGgttctccctcaagttcggatgGAATTTTTAAGAGATTGTTTCGTGATAGCAAGAATGATTCTGAGGATAAAACACCGACCAAAATGATGGCAGAAGAGGAGAAAGAAGGATTTTTCCGTAAGTTTTTCAGGGAAAAATTTGAAGATAAGAAGGATTTGAATGATGAAGGAGAAAATGCTAATTCCGAAGAGAGAGGTGCAAAGCATTCTGAACAGGATGAAAAAGAAGGGTTTTTCCGAAAATTTGTTAAGGATATATTTGAAGACAAGAAAGATGCAAATGATAAAATTGAAGAAGGTACTGCCACTATTGAGGAGGAAGAGCCTTCTGAATTTCCTTTGTTCAAAAGATTATTTCGTGTGCACCCTGAAGATGGTAAAAGTAGTTCAACCAATGAAAACAACGGTGAAAGTAGTCCAGGTACAGAAAATTTCTTCCGCAAATTGTTTAGAGATCGTGAACGTTCAGTTGAAGATTCAGAACTATGGGGGTCAAATAAGCAGAAAGAG CAGAAGCATCCTGAATCACCTGAGAAATTTGCAACAAAACCTCCACTTCCGTTCAATCAATCACATTTCCGTAAAGTAGCTTACCATGAGTCATTGGAATTTGTGCTGTCATTATGCGAGACATCATTTGGGTTAGTTGATGTATTTCCAGTTGAAGACCGCAAACATGCTTTGCATgag tctCTAGCAGAGATCAATTTACATTTGACAGAGGCACAGAATACTGGAG GAGTTTGTTTTCCTCTGGGAAAGGGCATGTACCGTGTGCTTTATATTCCTGAAGATGAAGCTGTTCTCTTGAATTCTAGGGAGAAGGCGCCTTACATGATCTGTGTTGAAGTATTGAGATGTGACATGACAAG CAATTCCAAGGACACGTCCAGTCCTCATAAACTTTCCAAAGGTGGAATTCCCTTGGCAAATGGAGATGCTCTCTTGCCAAAACCACCACCATGGGCTTATCCATTGTGGACAACACAAGAGGTTTATCGTAATAGCAATGATAGGATGTCAAGATCAACTGCGCGGGCAATTGACCAGGCAATGACTCATGTATCCGAGGCAAAAGTCAACTTTGTTAGTGTGAGTCTTTCTGTAGAATCACAATTACATGTTCAGCCAGAGAAAACTGAAGTGAATCTGCATGTTAGCAGTCGAGGTCCTTATAGTAACAGTGTTGGTGAAATGGCAAGGGGAGGACGTAACAGTGATGTGAAGTGCGTACGGGTAGTGCTGACCACTGATCCTGGGCTTAGAATGGAAGATATTGGGGAACAAGCACCTAGACGGCGGAGGGAACATCGTCGTGTGCCAAGTACAGTGGCAATAGAGGAAGTAAAA GCGGCGGCTGCTAAAGGGGAAGCACCTCTTGGACTTCCTTTGAAAGGTGCTGGTCAGGATTCATCAGATGCACAACCAAGG GCTAATGGAATTGCCCGCAAAGCGAGTGATGCCTTGTCTGGTGAACTTTGGGAGGCAAAGAAAGAGAGGATACGCAAGGCTTCCATTCACGGCAATTCACCTGGTTGGGACTTGAGATCT GTTATTGTAAAGAGCGGTGATGATTGCAGACAGGAGCATCTGGCGGTTCAACTAATTTCACATTTCTATG ATATCTTCCAAGAAGCAGGCCTACCTCTCTGGCTACGCCCTTATGAAGTTTTGTGTACATCATCTTACACAGCTCTTATTGAAACTATTCCAGACACG GCTTCTCTACATTCGATCAAGAGTAGATATCCCAACATCTCAAGTTTACGTGGGTTCTTTATTGCCAAGTATCAAGAAAATTCTCCAAGTTTCAAACTTGCCCAG aGGAACTTCGTTGAAAGTATGGTTGGATATTCCCTAGTCTGCTACCTTCTGCAG GTGAAGGATAGGCACAATGGGAACCTCTTATTGGATGAAGAAGGTCATATTATACATATTGATTTTGGCTTCATGCTTTCCAATTCACCTGGTGGTGTTAATTTTGAAAGTGCACCTTTCAAATTAACCCGAGAGCTTCTTGAG GTCATGGATTCTGATGCTGAGGGCATTCCAAGCGAATTCTTTGATTATTTCAAG GTTTTATGCATTCAAGGCTTTCTTACTTGCCGTAAGCATGCTGAGCGAATAATTCTTCTTGTTGAGATGTTACAG CAATGTGTATCATTGGTGCTTACTCTGATCAGCAGTAGCCTGGATGCATGGCGGACACGGCAGTATGACTATTACCAGAGGGTTTTGAATGGAATATTGTGA
- the LOC112784157 gene encoding phosphatidylinositol 4-kinase beta 1 isoform X2 gives MVKLLGLSRVWADEPREITSRSNLTSETSENGWLIRFFDSSFFCEWIAVSYLYKHDHAGVRDYLCNRMYTLPLQGIESYLFQVCYMMIHKPSPSLDKFVIDICSKSLKIALKVHWFLLAELEDNDDDNDNEAISRMQEKCRIAATLMGEWVPLIRSQGSSSSVGGKNQVFNRFLSSTRRLSITPTPPPQKSMSFSPSSGKNLQVNVSPQSPDENNLFKKLLPSPKFRDALLFRKSAEKDDNDSEKDGFFKRLLRDSKGEDELGQKIRDAFHFRKSTEKYDEDSDKDNFFKRILRDNRGDDEDSEKDGFFKRLLRDNKGEVEGSPSSSDGIFKRLFRDSKNDSEDKTPTKMMAEEEKEGFFRKFFREKFEDKKDLNDEGENANSEERGAKHSEQDEKEGFFRKFVKDIFEDKKDANDKIEEGTATIEEEEPSEFPLFKRLFRVHPEDGKSSSTNENNGESSPGTENFFRKLFRDRERSVEDSELWGSNKQKEKHPESPEKFATKPPLPFNQSHFRKVAYHESLEFVLSLCETSFGLVDVFPVEDRKHALHESLAEINLHLTEAQNTGGVCFPLGKGMYRVLYIPEDEAVLLNSREKAPYMICVEVLRCDMTSNSKDTSSPHKLSKGGIPLANGDALLPKPPPWAYPLWTTQEVYRNSNDRMSRSTARAIDQAMTHVSEAKVNFVSVSLSVESQLHVQPEKTEVNLHVSSRGPYSNSVGEMARGGRNSDVKCVRVVLTTDPGLRMEDIGEQAPRRRREHRRVPSTVAIEEVKAAAAKGEAPLGLPLKGAGQDSSDAQPRANGIARKASDALSGELWEAKKERIRKASIHGNSPGWDLRSVIVKSGDDCRQEHLAVQLISHFYDIFQEAGLPLWLRPYEVLCTSSYTALIETIPDTASLHSIKSRYPNISSLRGFFIAKYQENSPSFKLAQRNFVESMVGYSLVCYLLQVKDRHNGNLLLDEEGHIIHIDFGFMLSNSPGGVNFESAPFKLTRELLEVMDSDAEGIPSEFFDYFKVLCIQGFLTCRKHAERIILLVEMLQDSGFPCFKNGPRTIQNLRKRFHLSLTEEQCVSLVLTLISSSLDAWRTRQYDYYQRVLNGIL, from the exons ATGGTGAAGCTTTTAGGATTGAGTCGTGTCTGGGCCGATGAGCCCAGAGAAATCACGTCGAGGTCCAATTTGACCAGTGAGACCAGTGAGAATGGGTGGCTTATCAGGTTCTTTGATTCCTCCTTCTTCTGCGAGTGGATCGCAGTTAGCTACTTGTACAAGCATGACCATGCAGGGGTGCGCGATTACCTCTGCAATAGAATGTACACACTTCCATTGCAGGGAATTGAGAGCTATCTGTTCCAAGTGTGTTACATGATGATACATAAGCCTAGCCCCTCTTTGGATAAGTTTGTCATTGATATTTGCTCCAAGTCTCTTAAGATTGCTTTGAAGGTGCATTGGTTCTTATTGGCTGAGCTTGAggacaatgatgatgataatgataatgaagcTATTAGTAGGATGCAGGAGAAGTGCCGGATTGCGGCCACCTTGATGGGTGAGTGGGTGCCCCTGATTAGGTCTCAAGGTTCATCTTCCAGCGTTGGAGGCAAGAACCAAGTTTTCAATAGGTTCTTGTCTTCAACACGCCGGTTGTCGATAACACCTACGCCTCCTCCTCAGAAGTCCATGTCTTTCTCGCCTTCTTCAGGAAAGAATTTGCAGGTGAACGTTAGTCCGCAGTCTCCTGATGAAAACAACTTGTTTAAGAAATTGTTGCCAAGTCCAAAGTTTAGAGATGCTTTGCTGTTTAGGAAGTCAGCGGAAAAAGATGACAATGATTCTGAGAAGGATGGCTTTTTCAAGAGGCTTTTAAGGGATAGCAAAGGTGAGGATGAGTTGGGCCAGAAAATCCGAGATGCATTTCACTTCAGAAAGTCAACCGAGAAATATGATGAAGACTCTGACAAGGATAATTTCTTTAAAAGGATCTTAAGGGACAATAGAGGTGATGATGAAGACTCTGAAAAGGATGGATTCTTTAAAAGGCTCTTGAGGGACAATAAAGGCGAGGTGGAGGgttctccctcaagttcggatgGAATTTTTAAGAGATTGTTTCGTGATAGCAAGAATGATTCTGAGGATAAAACACCGACCAAAATGATGGCAGAAGAGGAGAAAGAAGGATTTTTCCGTAAGTTTTTCAGGGAAAAATTTGAAGATAAGAAGGATTTGAATGATGAAGGAGAAAATGCTAATTCCGAAGAGAGAGGTGCAAAGCATTCTGAACAGGATGAAAAAGAAGGGTTTTTCCGAAAATTTGTTAAGGATATATTTGAAGACAAGAAAGATGCAAATGATAAAATTGAAGAAGGTACTGCCACTATTGAGGAGGAAGAGCCTTCTGAATTTCCTTTGTTCAAAAGATTATTTCGTGTGCACCCTGAAGATGGTAAAAGTAGTTCAACCAATGAAAACAACGGTGAAAGTAGTCCAGGTACAGAAAATTTCTTCCGCAAATTGTTTAGAGATCGTGAACGTTCAGTTGAAGATTCAGAACTATGGGGGTCAAATAAGCAGAAAGAG AAGCATCCTGAATCACCTGAGAAATTTGCAACAAAACCTCCACTTCCGTTCAATCAATCACATTTCCGTAAAGTAGCTTACCATGAGTCATTGGAATTTGTGCTGTCATTATGCGAGACATCATTTGGGTTAGTTGATGTATTTCCAGTTGAAGACCGCAAACATGCTTTGCATgag tctCTAGCAGAGATCAATTTACATTTGACAGAGGCACAGAATACTGGAG GAGTTTGTTTTCCTCTGGGAAAGGGCATGTACCGTGTGCTTTATATTCCTGAAGATGAAGCTGTTCTCTTGAATTCTAGGGAGAAGGCGCCTTACATGATCTGTGTTGAAGTATTGAGATGTGACATGACAAG CAATTCCAAGGACACGTCCAGTCCTCATAAACTTTCCAAAGGTGGAATTCCCTTGGCAAATGGAGATGCTCTCTTGCCAAAACCACCACCATGGGCTTATCCATTGTGGACAACACAAGAGGTTTATCGTAATAGCAATGATAGGATGTCAAGATCAACTGCGCGGGCAATTGACCAGGCAATGACTCATGTATCCGAGGCAAAAGTCAACTTTGTTAGTGTGAGTCTTTCTGTAGAATCACAATTACATGTTCAGCCAGAGAAAACTGAAGTGAATCTGCATGTTAGCAGTCGAGGTCCTTATAGTAACAGTGTTGGTGAAATGGCAAGGGGAGGACGTAACAGTGATGTGAAGTGCGTACGGGTAGTGCTGACCACTGATCCTGGGCTTAGAATGGAAGATATTGGGGAACAAGCACCTAGACGGCGGAGGGAACATCGTCGTGTGCCAAGTACAGTGGCAATAGAGGAAGTAAAA GCGGCGGCTGCTAAAGGGGAAGCACCTCTTGGACTTCCTTTGAAAGGTGCTGGTCAGGATTCATCAGATGCACAACCAAGG GCTAATGGAATTGCCCGCAAAGCGAGTGATGCCTTGTCTGGTGAACTTTGGGAGGCAAAGAAAGAGAGGATACGCAAGGCTTCCATTCACGGCAATTCACCTGGTTGGGACTTGAGATCT GTTATTGTAAAGAGCGGTGATGATTGCAGACAGGAGCATCTGGCGGTTCAACTAATTTCACATTTCTATG ATATCTTCCAAGAAGCAGGCCTACCTCTCTGGCTACGCCCTTATGAAGTTTTGTGTACATCATCTTACACAGCTCTTATTGAAACTATTCCAGACACG GCTTCTCTACATTCGATCAAGAGTAGATATCCCAACATCTCAAGTTTACGTGGGTTCTTTATTGCCAAGTATCAAGAAAATTCTCCAAGTTTCAAACTTGCCCAG aGGAACTTCGTTGAAAGTATGGTTGGATATTCCCTAGTCTGCTACCTTCTGCAG GTGAAGGATAGGCACAATGGGAACCTCTTATTGGATGAAGAAGGTCATATTATACATATTGATTTTGGCTTCATGCTTTCCAATTCACCTGGTGGTGTTAATTTTGAAAGTGCACCTTTCAAATTAACCCGAGAGCTTCTTGAG GTCATGGATTCTGATGCTGAGGGCATTCCAAGCGAATTCTTTGATTATTTCAAG GTTTTATGCATTCAAGGCTTTCTTACTTGCCGTAAGCATGCTGAGCGAATAATTCTTCTTGTTGAGATGTTACAG GACTCTGGTTTCCCCTGCTTTAAAAATGGTCCACGGACAATACAGAACCTACGGAAGCGATTCCACCTCAGTTTAACGGAAGAG CAATGTGTATCATTGGTGCTTACTCTGATCAGCAGTAGCCTGGATGCATGGCGGACACGGCAGTATGACTATTACCAGAGGGTTTTGAATGGAATATTGTGA